The segment AAGTCCCATGAAAATACTCCTTTCTGTTTCCTCAGCCCCGTTTCAGCTCGCTGCGGGGCATCATCCGCTTGCGGATCATCTTTTTGTTCAGATCCAGCGTGAGGTTTGCAAAATAGCCGTTTTCAAAATACCATGCAATGTCCTTTGCGTCCATACCAACGCTGTTGTACAGCCACCGCAAAGGCACTTCCGGCCCGGAGTAGTTCTCCAACCGCCGGGCAATGGTCCTTGCATGGTAGCGGCGGGCTTCCCCGCGGGCAAACAGCACGAGGGGCACAGCACCCACCACGATCCAGAACACATAGCCTCCGATGTGGGAATAGTCCTTATCCTGCAAACTCAGGCACAGGGTATACAGCCCGCCAAAAGAGCAGAACACGCAGAAGGCAAGCCCTGCATTCCGCAGCCATTTGAGGACACGGGGGATCTCGCCGCGGGCTTTTTCCGAAAGATAAGGGTTCATAAATATGCTCCTTTCAGAACGAACCGCCTCCGCCGCCGTGGGTCGTGCCGCTGGAGGAGGTGTGGGTGGAGCTGCCGCCGGAGCTGTCGGAGTCCTTTGCCTCCACATGCTCGGTGCGGTTCACGTCCCGGTACAGGAACAGCTCCCGGCTGTTGGTCAGGTTCATGCTGCCCTCCCGCACATAGCTGGCGGCATTCTCCTGGAACGCCACGCTGCGCAGCTGGCTTTTCATCACGCCAACGACGACCCATGCCAGCACAAGGCCGATGCCCAGCGCAAGGAACAGGTACATGAGAGACAGCGGCTCCCGGGGCAGGTTATTCACGTCATAGGGGTGGCCCGCCCGGGCAGCGTCAATGTAGGTATCCGACCACTGGACAAAGGTGCGGAATGTACCGGCGTAATCTCCATCGGCCATGAAGGGGGTCATCTGCTGGCCAAGGTACTGGATGCCGGCATCCGTAAAGGCGGTGATGCCGTAACCGCAGGTGGAGATGTGCCACTTGCGGTCGCCTACGCTCACCAGCAGCAGCACACCGTCCATATCGGAGCCATAGCCGAACTGGCAGTAATCATAGAGATCATCAGCATAGGCCTCCATGCTGTCGTAGTCCACGCTTTCCAGCGACTCGATGGTGGCAATGACCACATCAAAGCTCTGGCGGACGCTCAGCTCTTCCAGTGCGTCCTCCAGCTCGTTATCCTCGTCCTCGGTCAGGACCTCTGCGCTGTCGTTCATGCGGTAGTACAGGTCGGCAAAGCCGCCCTCCACCGCAAAAGCCGGAACAGCCAGCGCCACCGCAAGAACCAGTGCTGCCAGCGCCGCAAAGAGGGAGTGCAGTCGGTTGGAAGTCTTTTTCATCGTTCGTCCCTCCTTTACAGGATCCGTGCCAGCCACAGCAGCCACATCACGCCGTAGGATGCGGCGGAAAGGGCAGCCGTAAGGCCCAGCATCCACTTGCGGGCAGCGCCCTTGTCCACGGGCAGGTCACCCACGAATTTGCCGCTCTGGCCGTTCATGGCAAACAGATAGTTTTCGCCCCGCCAGCTGGTGCTCAGCAGCCAGACCGGGAACAGCGCGTACTTTGCCTTGCCGCCGTGCAGCTGGATGCTGCTGTTTTCCACCTTGACCGAATCGTAGCCGGTAACGGTCTGCTGGAACGTCTCCTCGGTGGAGCGGCGGATGCGCTTGTTGGCCCGCTCGATGCTGTCCTCGGCGTTCACATCGTATTTGTCTGCCACATAGCCGGCCAGATAGGCGGTCTGGAAGGGGATGGCGTCCTGCATGGCGAAGGGCTCGATGGACTCCATCAGGTCGTCCTCGATCTTGGACGAGCCGTCCACCGGCACTGCGTCAAAGCCCAGGGTGCCGTCTCGCCGGACGGAGTAGTAGTTGGTCTCGGTATAGTCGTATTTGCTGTCCGACCAGCAGCGGGTCCGGGTGGCGGTGAACCGCAGCTGAGCGTCGGCATCGCTGTCGAAGAGCCAGAAGGGCACATACACGCCCTTGATCTCGTCGATGTGGTTTTGGCTGCGGAACACCCGGGGCAGCAGGGTCTTGCCCTTGAGATGTTCCTGCAGCTTTTCCTTGGCTGCCTTTTTGTCCAGCTTGAAGGGGATGATGAGGTCGGGCCGCAGCGTCCCGGCAAACTGTCCGGTGAGGACGATGGGGTTGCCGCAGAAGGGGCAGGCGGACGCCGCCATGGTGTCATCGCCCACGATCTCGCCGCCGCAGCTCTTGCAGCTGTAAGTATGCAGACCGGCGGTCTCGCCTTCTGCCCAGCTGCCGCCGGGGGTCGCCCACTCCATTTCGCTGGGCTTTTCGTCCTTCAGTTCCTCATCGTAGCCCTTGAGGGTATCCACGTCGAACTCAGTGTCGCAGTAGGGGCATTTCATTTTCTGGGTGGCGCTGTCAAACTGGATGGCGCCATCGCAGCAGGGGCACTTGTATTCCAGCATTCCTGCCATAGCGTTTCCTCCTGTTGTTCCAAAGGGGGCCGGGGGCTCTTCCCCGGCCCAGCTGTTTTTGTGTTGGTCTTCCCGCCGAAGCGGTCGGCTCAGAAATCCGTAGTGATGCGGAACACCACCGGTTCGTCCGGCTCGGTGGCTTTGCCGTGGTGGCCCACTGCCAGGAAAGCGTTTTCCTCCAGCGGCAGGAAAACATCAAAGATGCAGAAGTCGCCGCACAGCTGGCACAGGGTCTCGCGCTCGCCCACGGGAAAGGACTTTTCCAAAAAAGTGCCGTCCGGCGCGTACAGCTCCCACATATAGCCCGTGTCCAGCAGATAGCCGTTGGGGCGCTTCATCATCACGGCGTTAAAGCTGCCCACCGGCTGCGAGCTGCGGGCCAGCTCATTGCCGTCCAGATCAAAGGCAGCAAAGTAATCATCGCCGTTGGATTCCAGCTCGCCCACCGTCAGCAGCTCGTCCCCGCTGAGGTTCAGGGAGGACATGCTGTAGAAGGGGCCGATCTCGTTATCACCCTCCAGCGTCAGCTCGGTGTACTCGCCGTCCTGCACCAGCACCGGCGCGGAGTTGGTCCGGTAGAGCACGGTCAGATCCCGGTCCTTGGAGGAATAGCAGCGGCCCCAGTAGTCCAGTGCGTCGCCGGGCTCCTCCGGGTCGCTGCTGTTCAGATCGTAGCAGTAGACATCAAAGGTTTCCAGGACATACAGGATGCCATTGCGGTCGATGCTGAGGGCGTCGCTGCCGTCAATGTTGTACTCTTCCACCGGGGTCAGCCGGTCGTCCTTGATGGCATACTCGAAGATCTTGGCAGACTGCTCTTCATTGTCCTCGTTGTAGAAGCTGAAGAAGTAATTGCCCCGGTAGCTGTCCGCTTTGATCAAATGATAGGCACCGCATACCTCGCGGCGGACGTCAAAGGGAATGTACTGTGCCTTGAAGGTGTAGTCGCCGATGGTCAGTTCCCCGGTCTGGAACTGGGTCACAGGGGGCCCTGCAGGGGCGGCTTTGGTCTCTGCTGATTCCGGCTGTGCCGAAGCGGACGGGGCACTGCTGCTGGAAGCCGGTGCGCTGGAAACGCTGGATGCGCTGGCAGCACCGGAGCCGCCGCAGGCGGTCAGCCCGAGGGCGGCGGTGGTAAGGCCCATGGCCTTGAGGAAATCTCTGCGCTGGATCTTTCTCATATCCGTTCCTCCTTTTGGGGTCACTGCACCTTTGCAAAAGCTTCGTCAGCACGGCGGCTGTACAATGCCATGCCGCCGGTCTGGGCGTCGTTTGCCAGATTGATGTTCTCCACAAAGCGGGCCTTTTCCTGCTCAGAGAGCTGCCCGCCCTTCATGGCGGCGGATGCCACGGCACCCATGGCACTGATCATGCCCACCTGGCCCTTCAGCTCCCGCTCTTCTGCCTTGGACATCCGGCGGCCAAACATGCTGGTCTCATTATCGTGGACTCCGAAGATGTGATCCAGATGCTGCCGTGCGATGTGGGCATAGCCGATCTCCCGCCGGTCCCGCTTGCTGAAGCAGATGACCAGCTCCTGCTTGATGTAGGGGTGGGGATGCATGCCCCGCTGGGTCTGGGCCTCGGTGATGCTGCGGGGCTGCACCAGCTTCAGCTTCAGGCCGCCGCCGTTGAGGGTGGGTTCCTGGCCCGGCTCCTTGGCGGGGGTCTCGTCCAGATATTCCTCATAGCTGGCGATCTGGTCGTAGCGGATCAGCTCCGGCATCTTGCCCCGTCCGCCGGTGCGGTCGTCGATGTACAGCATGCCCAGCTCATCGCAGAACACCAGCCCCATTTGCGATGGAGTGGAGGGGTATTCGTTGACCCGGAACTCGGTCTTGTTGAACACCTCGTCGAACACCCGCTTCATCTGGGCCATATACTCCATGTGCTCCTTGGCCTCGTCCAGCGTCAGCTCGCTGAGCCGGATATACTTGGAGCACTTGTTGCCGCAGTCATCGCAGAGGAACTGTCCGTCCCGCAGCTTGGAGCGGTGCATGGTGCCGCACTCCTTACCGCAGACGGCACAGTTCTGTTTTGCGAACAGGTTGGAAAAGAATCCCATCATGGTATGCTCCTTTCATTGCTCTGTATTTGTCAGGTCAGGTCGCTGTCGTCAAAGGGGTCGCCGCACTCCGGGCAGAACTTGGGCGGGTGGGCGGGGTCTTCCGGCTCCCAGCCGCACTTGTCGCACTTATACTTGGGCGTACCGGCGGGCTTGGGTTTACCGCACTCGGAGCAGAAGCGGCCCTTGTTCACCGCGCCGCAGCTGCAAGTCCAGCCTTCTGCTGCCGCCGGGCGGGGCTTGCCGCACTCCGGGCAGAACTTGCCGGTGACGGTGGCACCGCAGCTGCAGGT is part of the Faecalibacterium sp. HTF-F genome and harbors:
- a CDS encoding TPM domain-containing protein, which encodes MKKTSNRLHSLFAALAALVLAVALAVPAFAVEGGFADLYYRMNDSAEVLTEDEDNELEDALEELSVRQSFDVVIATIESLESVDYDSMEAYADDLYDYCQFGYGSDMDGVLLLVSVGDRKWHISTCGYGITAFTDAGIQYLGQQMTPFMADGDYAGTFRTFVQWSDTYIDAARAGHPYDVNNLPREPLSLMYLFLALGIGLVLAWVVVGVMKSQLRSVAFQENAASYVREGSMNLTNSRELFLYRDVNRTEHVEAKDSDSSGGSSTHTSSSGTTHGGGGGSF
- a CDS encoding twin-arginine translocation signal domain-containing protein codes for the protein MRKIQRRDFLKAMGLTTAALGLTACGGSGAASASSVSSAPASSSSAPSASAQPESAETKAAPAGPPVTQFQTGELTIGDYTFKAQYIPFDVRREVCGAYHLIKADSYRGNYFFSFYNEDNEEQSAKIFEYAIKDDRLTPVEEYNIDGSDALSIDRNGILYVLETFDVYCYDLNSSDPEEPGDALDYWGRCYSSKDRDLTVLYRTNSAPVLVQDGEYTELTLEGDNEIGPFYSMSSLNLSGDELLTVGELESNGDDYFAAFDLDGNELARSSQPVGSFNAVMMKRPNGYLLDTGYMWELYAPDGTFLEKSFPVGERETLCQLCGDFCIFDVFLPLEENAFLAVGHHGKATEPDEPVVFRITTDF
- a CDS encoding DUF4428 domain-containing protein; this translates as MMGFFSNLFAKQNCAVCGKECGTMHRSKLRDGQFLCDDCGNKCSKYIRLSELTLDEAKEHMEYMAQMKRVFDEVFNKTEFRVNEYPSTPSQMGLVFCDELGMLYIDDRTGGRGKMPELIRYDQIASYEEYLDETPAKEPGQEPTLNGGGLKLKLVQPRSITEAQTQRGMHPHPYIKQELVICFSKRDRREIGYAHIARQHLDHIFGVHDNETSMFGRRMSKAEERELKGQVGMISAMGAVASAAMKGGQLSEQEKARFVENINLANDAQTGGMALYSRRADEAFAKVQ